The Actinomadura sp. WMMB 499 genome includes a window with the following:
- a CDS encoding alpha/beta fold hydrolase: MRDVNIWSEEFGAATGAPILLIMGSMSQGVLWPDEFVGLLAAGGRRVIRYDHRDTGMSDTVDFAADPYTWDDIKNDVHRVMDAHGLESAHLVGHSAGGLLAQLIAVERPDRVRSLTVIASSPLGGGEGEVLVRALTNQPQPPGSLPEPTPEFVSYFQAQMTAPPPQDRRARIDGMIAEQRVLHGTGLPFDEDAARRLQERVHDRARDLSAAANHRLAAAANPDFEPVDVLHRVTAPTLVIEGDHEPVKPGHGAIIADRIPGARLLTVPGLGHTLPPETHDHLTTAILDHTAE, from the coding sequence ATGCGAGACGTGAACATCTGGAGCGAGGAGTTCGGCGCCGCGACCGGCGCGCCGATCCTGCTGATCATGGGGTCGATGTCGCAGGGCGTCCTGTGGCCGGACGAGTTCGTCGGCCTCCTGGCCGCCGGGGGCCGCCGGGTGATCCGCTACGACCACCGCGACACCGGCATGTCCGACACCGTCGACTTCGCGGCGGACCCGTACACGTGGGACGACATCAAGAACGACGTCCACCGCGTGATGGACGCCCACGGCCTGGAGAGCGCCCACCTGGTCGGGCATTCGGCGGGCGGCCTGCTCGCCCAGCTCATCGCGGTCGAACGCCCGGACCGCGTCCGCTCACTGACCGTCATCGCGTCCTCCCCCCTCGGCGGCGGCGAGGGCGAGGTGCTCGTGCGGGCCCTCACCAACCAGCCGCAGCCCCCGGGGAGCCTGCCCGAGCCCACCCCGGAGTTCGTGTCCTACTTCCAGGCGCAGATGACCGCCCCACCACCGCAGGACCGCCGCGCCCGCATCGACGGCATGATCGCCGAACAGCGCGTCCTGCACGGCACCGGGCTGCCCTTCGACGAGGACGCCGCACGCCGCCTGCAGGAACGCGTCCACGACCGCGCCCGCGATCTGTCCGCCGCCGCGAACCACCGCCTCGCCGCCGCGGCCAACCCCGACTTCGAACCCGTCGACGTCCTGCACCGCGTGACCGCGCCCACGCTCGTCATCGAGGGCGACCACGAACCCGTCAAGCCGGGCCACGGCGCGATCATCGCCGACCGCATCCCCGGCGCCCGCCTGCTGACCGTCCCGGGCCTGGGCCACACCCTCCCACCCGAAACCCACGACCACCTGACGACCGCCATCCTCGACCACACCGCCGAGTGA
- a CDS encoding type II toxin-antitoxin system RelE/ParE family toxin, which produces MWRIEIEPEVRQWLELLTDRHYDKAERAADMLASQPTTLGEPYSRHLGGKVRELRFVLDGNSVRITYWLAPRQRIVLLTVFHKTRQREEAEIERARQAQKVCEAEHDPAEHTYDRSKEDTP; this is translated from the coding sequence TTGTGGCGGATTGAGATCGAGCCGGAGGTTCGGCAGTGGTTGGAACTCCTCACCGACCGGCACTACGACAAGGCCGAACGGGCGGCCGACATGCTCGCGTCCCAGCCGACCACGCTCGGCGAACCGTACTCGCGCCACCTCGGCGGCAAGGTCCGGGAGTTACGCTTCGTCTTGGACGGCAACTCCGTCCGCATCACCTACTGGCTCGCCCCGCGGCAACGAATCGTGCTGCTAACCGTGTTCCACAAGACCCGGCAGCGCGAGGAGGCGGAGATCGAACGAGCCCGGCAGGCGCAGAAGGTATGCGAAGCCGAGCACGATCCCGCCGAGCACACCTACGACCGGAGCAAGGAGGACACACCGTGA
- a CDS encoding helix-turn-helix domain-containing protein produces MNHTQWKTRRTKKLLGETVEESPAYIEAGHALALGQAVHDRRLTLDLSQAELARRAGMTQPQISNIEGGDSVPTLPLLTRLAGALDASLTIQLDDGDSTFVFTPHHTPGPDTASGDGHTSAA; encoded by the coding sequence GTGAACCACACCCAGTGGAAGACTCGCCGAACCAAGAAACTCCTGGGCGAAACGGTCGAAGAGTCCCCCGCCTACATCGAGGCCGGACATGCCCTCGCGCTCGGCCAGGCCGTCCACGACCGGCGCCTTACGCTCGACCTCTCCCAAGCCGAGCTGGCTCGCCGCGCGGGCATGACGCAACCGCAGATCTCCAATATCGAGGGCGGCGACTCGGTCCCCACTCTGCCCCTGCTCACCCGACTCGCCGGCGCGCTGGACGCATCCCTGACCATCCAACTGGACGACGGAGACTCCACCTTCGTGTTCACGCCGCACCACACCCCCGGCCCTGACACGGCGTCCGGTGACGGGCACACCTCGGCCGCATGA
- a CDS encoding phosphotransferase family protein, with the protein MRIDWSALPDEVREGVEAQTGGIRRIEAAPAGNHADIASTLYTVDGRVFVKAARKEPDGDGPEVKSLRWEAAINPHVAEHAPRLHWTVEAGGWLVLGFEHVEARHADYRPGSPDLEALAKVVDALQAMPCPDVLDRRRVDRPGVPSWAGDTLLHCDLNPANLLIADDGTVRVVDWAFVSRGAAFIELARLIPWLLKAGHEPARAEDWVARFPSWSGTEPAHIDQYARAFADRWRKNTETNRAQWALEHAAAARRWAEHRAS; encoded by the coding sequence GTGCGCATCGACTGGAGCGCGTTGCCGGACGAGGTTCGCGAGGGCGTTGAGGCGCAGACCGGAGGGATTCGACGCATCGAGGCTGCGCCCGCCGGTAACCACGCGGACATCGCCTCCACGCTGTACACCGTGGACGGACGCGTGTTCGTCAAGGCCGCGCGGAAGGAACCGGACGGCGACGGCCCCGAGGTCAAGTCGCTGCGCTGGGAAGCCGCGATCAACCCCCACGTCGCCGAGCACGCTCCCCGCCTCCACTGGACCGTGGAGGCGGGGGGCTGGCTCGTTCTCGGCTTCGAGCACGTCGAGGCGCGGCACGCCGACTACCGGCCCGGTTCGCCCGACTTGGAGGCGCTTGCGAAGGTCGTGGACGCCCTCCAGGCCATGCCGTGCCCGGACGTGCTCGATCGCAGGCGCGTCGATCGTCCCGGCGTGCCCTCGTGGGCGGGCGACACGCTGCTGCACTGCGACCTCAACCCGGCGAACCTGCTGATCGCGGACGACGGGACGGTGCGCGTCGTCGATTGGGCGTTCGTCTCTCGCGGTGCGGCCTTCATCGAACTCGCCCGGCTGATCCCGTGGCTGTTGAAGGCGGGACACGAGCCCGCGCGGGCGGAGGATTGGGTGGCACGCTTCCCGTCCTGGAGTGGCACCGAACCGGCGCACATCGACCAGTACGCGCGGGCCTTCGCCGACAGGTGGCGGAAGAACACCGAGACGAACCGCGCCCAGTGGGCCTTGGAGCACGCCGCAGCCGCCCGACGGTGGGCCGAGCACCGGGCATCGTGA
- a CDS encoding helix-turn-helix transcriptional regulator — protein MIERGISLRVLAADVHFDAGYLSKIRSGCRTPSAELVRKLDETLGAHGELIALASTARGRIDGPSSVERARPQPGVPNKEDDDMERRRLLQALAALGITASPAVEALQHIHGGVDRALGRSEDSQLDEWEETVAEYGYSYLLLPPQQLLRDLAVDLVAVQQITARRGDDRLFGSWCRVTSGLSLLMAKTLCNLGEPHMARQWWVTAQHAADSSGDTNLSLWVGEERLIHGLYEGRPVTVLLRKANETLELSAGTPCRGLAALHATRAQLLALEGRAPEAEANLRACEEISSALPASATDVRSVDGWAEDRVHYTAAWVHAYAGDRARLDTSVADALAILPADNPRTSTQLTLLRAAGHVRAGDVTEGVRLAHTVYEAQPREHRTTMVNSLARKVTQAVPARRRADPGVADYVELVGSGSRKSIA, from the coding sequence ATGATCGAGCGCGGCATATCGCTGCGCGTACTGGCGGCCGATGTGCACTTCGATGCGGGTTACCTGTCGAAGATCCGCAGCGGCTGCCGAACCCCGTCGGCCGAACTCGTCCGGAAACTGGACGAGACTCTTGGGGCGCACGGGGAACTCATCGCACTTGCGTCGACTGCGCGAGGACGTATCGACGGGCCGAGTAGCGTGGAGCGGGCGAGGCCACAACCCGGCGTCCCGAACAAGGAGGACGACGACATGGAGCGACGTCGACTTCTGCAGGCACTGGCCGCCCTCGGCATCACCGCTTCCCCGGCCGTGGAAGCCCTCCAGCACATACACGGCGGCGTCGATCGCGCACTGGGGCGAAGCGAGGACAGCCAGCTCGACGAATGGGAAGAAACGGTCGCCGAGTACGGGTACAGCTACCTTTTGCTTCCCCCGCAGCAACTATTGCGTGACCTGGCGGTCGACCTGGTCGCGGTCCAGCAGATTACCGCGCGGCGCGGCGACGACCGCCTGTTCGGCTCCTGGTGCCGGGTGACGAGCGGCCTGTCCCTGCTCATGGCCAAGACGCTCTGCAATCTCGGCGAGCCGCACATGGCGCGGCAGTGGTGGGTCACGGCCCAGCACGCGGCGGACTCTTCCGGCGACACCAACCTGAGTCTCTGGGTCGGCGAGGAGCGTCTCATTCACGGCCTTTACGAAGGTCGCCCCGTTACGGTGCTGCTGCGCAAGGCAAATGAAACGCTTGAGCTCTCCGCGGGCACCCCATGCCGAGGCCTGGCGGCCCTGCACGCGACCCGCGCTCAGTTGCTGGCACTGGAAGGACGTGCCCCAGAGGCAGAGGCGAATCTACGGGCCTGCGAGGAGATTTCCTCAGCCTTGCCCGCATCGGCCACCGACGTGCGTTCCGTCGATGGGTGGGCTGAAGATCGGGTGCACTACACCGCCGCATGGGTCCACGCATATGCAGGTGACCGCGCTCGGCTGGACACGTCGGTCGCCGATGCTCTGGCGATCCTGCCCGCCGACAACCCGCGCACGAGCACCCAGCTCACGCTGCTGCGGGCGGCCGGTCATGTGCGCGCGGGTGACGTCACCGAGGGCGTGCGGCTCGCGCATACCGTCTACGAGGCGCAGCCGCGCGAGCACCGGACCACGATGGTGAACAGCCTCGCCCGCAAGGTCACCCAGGCCGTACCTGCGCGACGCCGCGCGGATCCGGGCGTCGCCGACTACGTGGAACTGGTCGGCTCCGGCTCGCGCAAGTCGATCGCGTAG
- a CDS encoding GNAT family N-acetyltransferase: MDLAHLTGTEAQQRLGEIEPLYAEAFPESDLDDYRWRMRRQMASPGFEAVTARQAAALTGFVYGLPLPAGTTWWDGLEPAAPAGFTTETGARTFAVIDLAVRRTHRGRGLGRRLLDELLAGRTEERATLATAPHEQANQEMYRRWGWRQVGRVPGGAKETLAAFDLYAIDLREPEPTSST; the protein is encoded by the coding sequence ATGGATCTGGCCCACCTGACCGGCACGGAAGCCCAGCAGCGCCTCGGCGAGATCGAACCTCTGTACGCCGAGGCGTTCCCGGAATCCGACCTCGACGACTACCGGTGGCGCATGCGGCGCCAGATGGCGTCCCCCGGCTTCGAGGCGGTGACCGCCCGGCAGGCGGCCGCCCTCACCGGCTTCGTCTACGGCCTGCCGCTACCGGCCGGGACGACCTGGTGGGACGGCCTGGAGCCGGCCGCGCCCGCAGGCTTCACCACCGAGACCGGCGCCCGGACGTTCGCCGTGATCGACCTCGCGGTCCGCCGCACCCATCGAGGCCGGGGCTTGGGGCGACGCCTCCTGGACGAGTTGCTCGCCGGACGGACGGAGGAGCGGGCGACGCTCGCCACGGCGCCGCACGAGCAGGCGAACCAGGAGATGTACCGCCGGTGGGGCTGGCGTCAGGTCGGCCGAGTGCCGGGCGGTGCGAAGGAGACCCTGGCCGCGTTCGACCTCTACGCGATCGACTTGCGCGAGCCGGAGCCGACCAGTTCCACGTAG
- a CDS encoding S8 family serine peptidase: MRRTLITAACAVVTATTALAVPASAVPNEASGQASEYVVLYKDGASLTDARAAVEAAGGAIVHENTDVGVATVRSTDAGFAEQVRRQGALDGAASNRVIGRAPKTGKVTDPFAVEKEGRNRTTGTTAVQRGKKGEEPLADLQWDMKQIGATAKGSYRVEPGDRRVTVGVIDTGIDGSHPDIAPNFNRKLSRNFTTDIPVDANGAEVDGPCIDEPDKSCNDPADVDENEHGTHVASTIASPRNGLGMAGVAPKVSLVNLRAGQDSGYFFLQPTVDALTYAGKRGIDVVNMSYYIDPWLFNCASNPADSPADQAEQRTIIKAANRALNFAHRHGVTLVAAAGNEAIDYTKTNTDASSPDFASEPGEAPYERTIPASCLSLPGEGDHVIPVSSTGVSERKAFYSSFGDGYIAVAAPGGDTYDNAEQKADPEAGIWAAYPEAIARARGELNPDGTPNTPWVVRSCKGGKCGYYQSIQGTSMASPHAAGVAALIVSKYGKRDRRNGGLTLNPAVVRSVLTSSANAKACPPTGSYTYTRYVLQADGSYEKVVTTHPCEGSKRQNSFYGEGIVSAFNAVRR, translated from the coding sequence TTGCGGCGTACCTTGATCACCGCCGCCTGCGCCGTCGTCACCGCGACGACCGCGCTGGCGGTCCCAGCTTCGGCCGTGCCGAACGAGGCATCCGGCCAAGCCTCCGAGTACGTCGTCCTCTACAAGGACGGCGCCTCGCTCACCGATGCCCGCGCCGCCGTCGAGGCGGCCGGGGGCGCGATCGTCCACGAGAACACCGACGTCGGTGTCGCGACCGTGCGTTCCACCGACGCCGGATTCGCGGAGCAGGTCCGGCGGCAGGGCGCCCTGGACGGCGCCGCCTCCAACCGCGTGATCGGCCGGGCCCCCAAGACCGGGAAGGTCACCGACCCGTTCGCGGTGGAGAAGGAGGGCCGGAACCGGACCACCGGCACCACGGCCGTCCAGCGCGGCAAGAAGGGCGAGGAGCCCCTCGCGGATCTGCAGTGGGACATGAAGCAGATCGGCGCCACGGCCAAGGGCTCGTACAGGGTCGAGCCCGGTGACCGGCGCGTCACCGTCGGCGTCATCGACACCGGCATCGACGGCTCCCACCCGGACATCGCGCCCAACTTCAACCGGAAGCTGAGCCGGAACTTCACCACCGACATCCCCGTCGACGCCAACGGCGCGGAGGTCGACGGTCCCTGCATCGACGAACCGGACAAGTCGTGCAACGACCCGGCGGACGTGGACGAGAACGAGCACGGCACCCACGTCGCCTCGACGATCGCGTCGCCGCGCAACGGTCTCGGCATGGCCGGCGTCGCTCCCAAGGTGTCGCTCGTCAACCTGCGCGCGGGCCAGGACTCCGGCTACTTCTTCCTGCAGCCCACGGTGGACGCCCTCACCTACGCGGGCAAGCGCGGCATCGACGTGGTCAACATGAGCTACTACATCGACCCGTGGCTGTTCAACTGCGCGAGCAACCCCGCCGACTCCCCGGCCGACCAGGCCGAGCAGCGGACGATCATCAAGGCGGCGAACCGGGCGCTGAACTTCGCGCACCGGCACGGCGTCACCCTGGTGGCCGCCGCGGGCAACGAGGCGATCGACTACACGAAGACGAACACCGACGCGAGCAGCCCGGACTTCGCGTCCGAGCCCGGCGAGGCGCCCTACGAGCGCACGATCCCGGCGAGCTGCCTCTCGCTGCCGGGTGAAGGCGACCACGTCATCCCGGTCTCCTCGACCGGCGTCAGCGAGCGCAAGGCGTTCTACTCGAGCTTCGGGGACGGCTACATCGCCGTCGCGGCGCCCGGCGGCGACACCTACGACAACGCCGAGCAGAAGGCCGACCCCGAGGCCGGGATCTGGGCCGCCTACCCCGAGGCGATCGCGCGCGCCCGGGGCGAGCTGAACCCGGACGGGACGCCCAACACCCCGTGGGTGGTGCGTAGCTGCAAGGGCGGCAAGTGCGGGTACTACCAGTCGATCCAGGGCACCTCGATGGCGTCGCCGCACGCGGCGGGCGTCGCGGCGCTGATCGTCAGCAAGTACGGCAAGCGCGACCGGCGCAACGGCGGGCTCACCCTGAACCCGGCTGTCGTCCGGTCGGTCCTGACCAGCAGCGCGAATGCGAAGGCGTGCCCGCCCACCGGCTCGTACACCTACACCCGGTACGTGCTGCAGGCGGACGGGTCGTACGAGAAGGTCGTGACGACGCACCCCTGTGAGGGCTCGAAGCGCCAGAACTCCTTCTACGGCGAGGGCATCGTCAGCGCGTTCAACGCCGTGAGGCGCTGA
- a CDS encoding RNA polymerase sigma factor — protein MTPDPDDAELIARSLDGDGNAFVEVVRRHEAAVGAYLARRAGRETAEDLLGEVWVAALGSRAAYDRSFRDARPWLFGVAHNILRRHWRSRPAEEPQADMTGMASGWDPWAAVDGRVDAESVLRSALALLQPQQREILTLVAWEDLTVADAGRAIGIPPGTARRRLHEARKALRDAPGMAALLADQNTLKEAN, from the coding sequence ATGACACCCGATCCAGATGATGCGGAGTTGATCGCCCGGTCGCTCGACGGTGACGGGAACGCCTTCGTCGAGGTCGTCCGGCGGCACGAGGCGGCGGTGGGGGCCTACCTCGCCCGCCGGGCCGGCCGGGAAACGGCGGAGGACCTGCTGGGGGAGGTGTGGGTGGCCGCGCTCGGGTCCCGGGCGGCCTACGACCGCTCGTTCCGCGACGCCCGCCCGTGGCTGTTCGGCGTCGCGCACAACATCCTCCGGCGGCACTGGCGCTCCCGTCCGGCCGAGGAGCCGCAGGCGGACATGACCGGCATGGCGTCCGGCTGGGACCCGTGGGCCGCCGTGGACGGCCGCGTCGACGCCGAGTCGGTGCTGCGGAGCGCGCTGGCGCTGCTCCAGCCGCAGCAGCGGGAGATCTTGACCCTGGTGGCCTGGGAGGACCTGACCGTCGCCGACGCGGGGCGGGCGATCGGCATACCGCCGGGAACGGCGCGCCGCCGCCTGCACGAGGCGCGCAAGGCGCTGCGGGACGCGCCGGGAATGGCCGCGCTGCTGGCCGACCAGAACACGCTGAAGGAGGCCAACTGA